Proteins found in one Corynebacterium freneyi genomic segment:
- a CDS encoding alpha/beta fold hydrolase, protein MNEHDERAKTAADPERGAADADADADADADAVEAVTEDPAAHAGERTRYEPEVVERTLFDGSVTPMQLYRPKAAPKAIVVFFPGFGMGARYYWPMAQELCDRGYGVLVSELHGQGEQTAKPTRRNQWGYNELASNDFPEAVATARAEFETSGERLPVYLMCHSMGGQIGSLYLARPEADVDGMITVGSGTPHHIRFTGDERRRLRLGGPVMWTVSRLLGYWPAGPWDLAGYGRQSGRHVREWAMFARNGRLRPTTADMDYGCEMPKVTTPVLMLTCDGDRDCTPESAMDLASRLPKAARFEFLDHRLGHNRWAREPEAVADRFERWLDELASGQPWP, encoded by the coding sequence GTGAACGAACACGATGAACGGGCCAAGACCGCAGCCGACCCCGAGCGAGGCGCCGCCGACGCCGACGCCGACGCTGACGCCGACGCTGACGCCGTGGAAGCCGTGACCGAGGATCCTGCCGCGCACGCCGGGGAGCGCACGCGCTACGAGCCCGAGGTGGTCGAGCGCACGCTGTTCGACGGGTCGGTCACGCCGATGCAGCTGTACCGCCCGAAGGCTGCGCCGAAGGCGATCGTCGTGTTCTTCCCCGGCTTCGGCATGGGGGCCCGTTACTACTGGCCGATGGCGCAGGAACTGTGCGATCGCGGGTACGGGGTGCTCGTCTCCGAGCTGCACGGTCAGGGCGAGCAGACCGCCAAGCCCACGCGGCGCAATCAGTGGGGGTACAACGAGCTGGCCTCGAACGATTTCCCGGAGGCGGTGGCGACGGCGCGCGCCGAGTTCGAGACCTCCGGCGAGCGTCTGCCGGTCTACCTCATGTGCCATTCGATGGGCGGCCAGATCGGTTCGTTGTACCTGGCGCGCCCGGAGGCCGACGTCGACGGCATGATCACCGTCGGCTCCGGCACCCCGCACCACATTCGCTTCACCGGCGACGAGCGTCGGCGACTGCGGTTGGGCGGTCCGGTGATGTGGACGGTGTCGAGGCTGCTCGGCTATTGGCCGGCGGGTCCGTGGGATCTGGCGGGCTACGGGCGCCAGTCCGGCCGGCATGTCCGCGAGTGGGCGATGTTCGCCCGCAACGGTCGGCTGCGTCCGACGACGGCGGACATGGATTACGGGTGCGAGATGCCGAAGGTCACCACCCCCGTGCTCATGTTGACCTGCGACGGCGACCGGGATTGCACTCCGGAGTCGGCGATGGACCTGGCCTCGCGTCTGCCGAAGGCGGCCCGTTTCGAGTTCCTCGATCACCGCCTCGGCCACAACCGTTGGGCCCGCGAGCCGGAGGCCGTCGCCGACCGGTTCGAACGGTGGCTCGACGAGCTCGCCTCCGGGCAGCCCTGGCCTTGA
- a CDS encoding CopG family transcriptional regulator, with the protein MAMTLRLSEAEDRALTLLAGTRGTSKQEAAKRAIVEAAARAVRDSEVRMLTAEAVESHAAVLRRLAT; encoded by the coding sequence ATGGCGATGACATTGCGGCTCAGCGAAGCCGAGGATCGGGCCCTGACCCTGTTGGCCGGCACGCGCGGCACGTCGAAGCAGGAGGCGGCCAAACGCGCGATCGTCGAGGCCGCGGCCCGTGCGGTGCGGGATTCCGAGGTGCGCATGCTCACGGCGGAGGCCGTCGAATCCCACGCGGCCGTGCTGCGGCGGTTGGCGACATGA